In Bacillus weihaiensis, the genomic stretch ATTCTTAAGGCAATAAAAGATAGTGCAACTAATCCCATACCAATAATCATAATCATTTTCATTAATTGTTGATTTTCTCCAATTTTTTTCCCAGAGAAAAACGAACTTATAGAAAGGGCTAACAAAGGAATGGCTAATACTAATCCTTTTTTTACTCCATTAATATTATATTGTTTTTCTAACATATCAGATAAATAAAACAATATACCAAATAAAACAAACATGATAATACAGCCTATTGTAAAGATAGCAAATAACCATCTTCCTTCTTGCTTGAATATCTTTTTTACACAGCGGAGGAAAGAGGAAAATGACTGTTTCTCTTTTTCACTCTTTTTAGGAACTTTAACTAAAAAAATGACAAGCAAAACGCTTATCGCACTGAAAAAAGGAATAAACCAAAAAGGTAGGTACCAAATATAAGCTGCTAAAGCGGCACCTATTATTGGACTCAACACCTTACCTGCTGTATTAGCTGTTTCAGTTAAACCAAGCCCAGCACTAATTTCTTCATCTTTTTTAAACATATCACCTATCAAGGGCATGACTACAGGAGCAGCACCCGCTGAGCCAATACCTTGCAAAACACGGCCTAGCAAAATAGCCGTATAAGGGTCTTCCATTTTCCAAGAAGCCCATCCAGAAACCACTCCACCTAAACCTGCAATGATAAGACAAGGTACCATAACCGCCTTACGACCATAACGATCGGATAAATATCCAGCAATAGGAATGAGAATAATCGCCACAATTGAATATACTGTAATAATTAAGGAAACTTGAAAAGAACTTACATTTAATTTTTTTGAAATAATTGGTAGCACTGGGATTAACATCGAATTACCTAATGTCATCACAAGTGGAACAGATGATAGTGCCAATAAATCAAGCTTCTTACCTGCTTCCATAATCGCTTCACCTTGTCTTTTATTTTTTTCTTACCACTTTCATTTTGTGTCATTCGAAGCTATCATATACTGGGTATTACTTACAGTTTATAAGAAGTAACCTTAAAGATAGTTTTTATAGCTCGTGCCCGTATACAGTAACAAGTCTTAAACATTAGGTTCTGATAAAAGATCAATTTTAATTTATTGCCCTTTGTTGTAGTGAAAGGCATGAGACTGTCCTTCGGAAGAAGCGTGTCAAAGGAGACCCCCATACCGAGGAGGAGCCCGGACTGCCTGACGAAAGCGAATACCTGTAACAAAAATCAACTGGCAGGTTAAACAGAGCCAATCATTACTAACATTGGGAAGGAACATTATAATTTTTCTTTTTACAATCATTTAGTAAGTTTATCTTACCACTACTTTTATCCAGAACAAAAAAATAGACAAGCTCATTAATAGCTTGTCTACTTTAAACGAATTGAGTACTATCTCTTACCTTTTTCATAAGGTGTTCCTAAAGCCTTCGGAGCATCAGCACGTCCTATGAATCCAGTTAATGCTAGTATTGTTAAAACATAAGGAAGGATTAGTAAGTATACGGTTGGAATATCCTTCAAAAATGGAATTGTTCCTCCAATAATACTTAATCCTTGAGCTAGACCGAAAAATAATGCTGCTCCCATTGCACCAAGTGGATGCCACTTACCAAATATAACAGCAGCTAACGCCATAAATCCCTGACCACTAATTGTAGCATGACTGAAGTCCCTTGCAATAATAGTTGCGTATACAGCTCCGCCAATACCAGCAAACGCACCACTTAATAATACGCCAATATACCTCATTCTTGTTACATTAATTCCCATAGTGTCTGCAGCCATTGGATGCTCACCTACTGCTCGTAAGCGAAGGCCAAATGGTGTTTTGTATATAACGTACCAAACGATAACAGCGAATAAAATTGCAATATAAGATGTGATATATCCACCCGAGAAGAAGATATCACCAATGATCGGAATATCACTTAAAAATGGAACATCCATTTTATTAAAACTGATAGTAATACGATCCGTTTGACCTTTTTCATAAATATTCTTCACTAAGAATAAGGATAAGCCTAAGGCTAAAAAGTTAATCGCAACACCACTTACAACCTGGTCAGCTTTAAACGTGATAGATGCAACAGCATGTAATAAAGCAAACAAGGCAGCAGCGATCATGGCAGCTACAATTGAAAGCCATGGAGTGAGATTACCAAAGACATCTGCAAAATTCAAATTAAATACGATTCCCACGAATGCACCGATAATCATTAAGCCTTCAAGTCCAATGTTAACAACACCAGAACGTTCACTAAACACGCCACCTAGTGCGGTAAAAATAAGTGGTGCAGCAACGAATAAAGCCGTTGGTATAATAATTTCTAAAGCTTGTAAAATACTCACTTATTTCCCCTCCTTTTTAAAACGAAGTAAAATCCAGCGAATGAAATAGCTAGATGCTACAAAGAAGATAATAAGTGCAATGATAATTTCCACAAGCTCATTTGGAACTCCAGCTTCTGAAGGCATGTTTAAAGCACCTACTTTTAACCCACCAAATAATGCAGCTGAAAAAATAATACCAAGTGCTGCATTTCCACCAATTAAGGCTACGGCGATACCATCAAAACCAATTCCAGTAAAACCACCTTTCACAGATACGTACTCGAATGTACCTAAACCCTCCATCGCTCCTGCAACACCAGCAAAAGCACCAGAGATTACCATTGAAAGGATAATATTACGATTGACATTCATTCCAGAGTAATGTGCAGCATCGTGGTTAAAACCTACTGCACGTAGCTCAAAGCCTTTTGTTGTTTTTTCTAATAAGAACCACATTATAAAGGCTGCTATTAAAGCAATAAAGATCCCATAATGCATACGTGAATAATCAGTAAGACGTTCAAACGTTTCTGATCTCAATGACGCAGAAGCAAAAATTTTCTCCGATTTGTCTGCATTGTCCGTCATAACCGTTCGAATTAATGCATTTGTTACATGTAAAGCAATATAGTTCATCATGATTGTAACAATAACTTCATGGACCTTAAATCTTGCCTTAAGTAATCCAGGAACAAATCCCCATATTGCTCCGGCTACACCCGCAGCAATGATAGATAAAGGAATATGAATAATAGCCGGTAGTTCAAATGCTACCCCAACCCATACAGCTGCTAACCAACCTACGATAACTTGTCCCTCAACACCAATATTAAAAAGTCCTGTTCTAAATGCAAAGGCAACTGCTAAACCTGTTAAAATGTAAGGTGTAAATTGTCTAATTGTTTCTCCAATATAGTAGGATTCTCCGAAAATTCCATACCATAGCGCGCTATATCCAGCTACAGGATCATAACCACTTACTAGCATAATAATCGCGCCACTAATAAGACCTAATATAACGGCAATGATTGGAATAAGTACGTTCATATAACGATTTAGCTTCATACTTGCTTCCCTTCTTTCTGACGCTTACTTCCAGCCATTAGGAGGCCAAGCTCTTGTTCATTTGTTTCTTTTGGATCAACGATTTCAATGATCTCACCTTCATAAATAACAGCAATTCGATCACTTACATTAATGATTTCGTCCAATTCAAAAGAAATGAGTAAAACCGCTTTCCCATTATCTCGTTGCTCAATTAAACGACTATGGATAAACTCAATCGCCCCTACATCTAAACCTCTCGTAGGTTGAGCAGCAATTAATAAATCAGGGTTCCGATCTACTTCTCGTCCTATAATCGCCTTTTGTTGGTTACCACCTGATAAAGCTCTCGCTAACGTTGTAGTGCTTGGTGTCCTTACGTCAAATTCCCTTATTAATTCTTTTGCTTTTTCATAAATAGTTTTTAACTTTAAAACACCATTTTTAGAATATGGTTGATGATAGTACGTTTGTAGTACCATATTTTCACCTATTGGAAAATCCAATACTAATCCATGCTTATGGCGATCTTGAGGAATATGACCTACACCTGTTTCAGTTATTTTTCGCGGATGTAAATTTTCTATATTTTTATTATTTAATTTAACTGAGCCTGAAGTTACTTTTCTTAACCCCGTAATCGCTTCAATTAATTCGGTTTGTCCATTACCATCAACACCTGCTATTCCAACAATTTCTCCTGCTCTTACAGACAAATTGAGAGAATTCACCTTTGTCACTTGACGATTATCCTTAACAGTTAAATTTTCAATTTTTAAGACATCATCCTTAGGAGACGCTATCGTTTTCTCAGTTGTAAATGAAACCTCGCGCCCTACCATTAAAGCTGCAAGTTCATTTGGATTGGTTTCAGACACATTTACAGTACCAATGCCTTGGCCTTTTCTAATAACCGTTACTCGATCGCAAACTTCCATTATTTCTTTTAATTTATGTGTAATTAAAATAATAGACTTGCCTTCACTAATAAGAGTTTTAAAAATTTGAATAAGTTCTTTAATTTCCTGTGGTGTTAGAACGGCCGTTGGTTCATCAAATATAAGGATTTCTGCTCCACGATAGAGTGTTTTTAAGATTTCAACCCTTTGCTGCATCCCAACAGAAATATCAGAAATTTTAGCTGTTGGATCAACGGCAAGCCCATAACGTTCAGATATTTCTTTTACTTGTTTTTCAGCTTCTTTTAGATTTATTGACCCGGCTTGCTTAGGTTCATTTCCTAAAATAATATTTTCTGTAACAGTAAATGTATTGACAAGCATAAAATGTTGGTGTACCATACCTATTCCAAGATCATTTGCAATGTTAGGGTTTGTTATGTTGACTTTGTTCCCTTTCACTCTAATTTCGCCTTGTTCTGGTTGGTAAAGACCGAATAGAACATTCATTAATGTAGATTTTCCTGCTCCATTTTCACCTAGTAGAGCATGAATCTCTCCTTTTTTCACTTGTAAGGTAATATTATCGTTTGCTACTATGCCAGGAAATTCTTTCCGAATATTTAGCATCTCAATTACATATTCCAAACTTGCTCACTCCTTTTCCTGAACAACATTAAGGATTGGTTTGTGTTTTCACCTTATATAGGGAGAAGAAAACGACCAAATTGAAATGTTTTATAAGTAAAATGTCCTGATAAAGCATTTCAATTCAGTTATTTTTCCCGAGAATAAAGGCTGACATTGTAAATCATCCATCTTCTACTATGTATGAAAAGATGAATATTTACTTATGACTGTCAGCCTGTCTATTCATTAAAAATTATTTTGTAGGTACTTCGATTTCTCCGTTAAGGATTTTTTCTTCGTACTCTTTTACTTTTGCTTTAATTTCGTCAGTTAGATGTTCATCATGAGGGGCAATTCCAATTGCTTCTTCTTGGATACCATACTCGATGACTTCTCCACCTGGGAATTCATCATTCGCTGCTTTTTCAGCTAAGTCTTTAACTGCAACGTCGACACGTTTAACCATTGAAGTAAGTGTAATGTTTAACTCTCGTCCATCTTTAGTTGTAACATTACCTTCTTCGTATTGATCTTTATCTACACCGATAACCCATAGCTCACGTTCTGGATCTTCCACTTTTAGGTCAATAGCCTCAGAGAAGACACCATTACCAGTACCGCCAGCAGCGTGATAGATAATGTCTGCGCCTAGTCCATACATACTAGAAGCAATTTGCTTTCCTTTTGCCGCATCACC encodes the following:
- a CDS encoding MFS transporter, translating into MEAGKKLDLLALSSVPLVMTLGNSMLIPVLPIISKKLNVSSFQVSLIITVYSIVAIILIPIAGYLSDRYGRKAVMVPCLIIAGLGGVVSGWASWKMEDPYTAILLGRVLQGIGSAGAAPVVMPLIGDMFKKDEEISAGLGLTETANTAGKVLSPIIGAALAAYIWYLPFWFIPFFSAISVLLVIFLVKVPKKSEKEKQSFSSFLRCVKKIFKQEGRWLFAIFTIGCIIMFVLFGILFYLSDMLEKQYNINGVKKGLVLAIPLLALSISSFFSGKKIGENQQLMKMIMIIGMGLVALSFIALRIQHSFVYLLSFLAVTGVGIGITLPSLDAMITEGIEKAERGTITSIYSSMRFIGVALGPPVYSYIMNVSEHMIYYISAGCSLLAVIVVILFIRPNKMSQKDPHSNHMPKLA
- a CDS encoding ABC transporter permease — translated: MLQALEIIIPTALFVAAPLIFTALGGVFSERSGVVNIGLEGLMIIGAFVGIVFNLNFADVFGNLTPWLSIVAAMIAAALFALLHAVASITFKADQVVSGVAINFLALGLSLFLVKNIYEKGQTDRITISFNKMDVPFLSDIPIIGDIFFSGGYITSYIAILFAVIVWYVIYKTPFGLRLRAVGEHPMAADTMGINVTRMRYIGVLLSGAFAGIGGAVYATIIARDFSHATISGQGFMALAAVIFGKWHPLGAMGAALFFGLAQGLSIIGGTIPFLKDIPTVYLLILPYVLTILALTGFIGRADAPKALGTPYEKGKR
- a CDS encoding ABC transporter permease, with translation MKLNRYMNVLIPIIAVILGLISGAIIMLVSGYDPVAGYSALWYGIFGESYYIGETIRQFTPYILTGLAVAFAFRTGLFNIGVEGQVIVGWLAAVWVGVAFELPAIIHIPLSIIAAGVAGAIWGFVPGLLKARFKVHEVIVTIMMNYIALHVTNALIRTVMTDNADKSEKIFASASLRSETFERLTDYSRMHYGIFIALIAAFIMWFLLEKTTKGFELRAVGFNHDAAHYSGMNVNRNIILSMVISGAFAGVAGAMEGLGTFEYVSVKGGFTGIGFDGIAVALIGGNAALGIIFSAALFGGLKVGALNMPSEAGVPNELVEIIIALIIFFVASSYFIRWILLRFKKEGK
- a CDS encoding ABC transporter ATP-binding protein, which codes for MEYVIEMLNIRKEFPGIVANDNITLQVKKGEIHALLGENGAGKSTLMNVLFGLYQPEQGEIRVKGNKVNITNPNIANDLGIGMVHQHFMLVNTFTVTENIILGNEPKQAGSINLKEAEKQVKEISERYGLAVDPTAKISDISVGMQQRVEILKTLYRGAEILIFDEPTAVLTPQEIKELIQIFKTLISEGKSIILITHKLKEIMEVCDRVTVIRKGQGIGTVNVSETNPNELAALMVGREVSFTTEKTIASPKDDVLKIENLTVKDNRQVTKVNSLNLSVRAGEIVGIAGVDGNGQTELIEAITGLRKVTSGSVKLNNKNIENLHPRKITETGVGHIPQDRHKHGLVLDFPIGENMVLQTYYHQPYSKNGVLKLKTIYEKAKELIREFDVRTPSTTTLARALSGGNQQKAIIGREVDRNPDLLIAAQPTRGLDVGAIEFIHSRLIEQRDNGKAVLLISFELDEIINVSDRIAVIYEGEIIEIVDPKETNEQELGLLMAGSKRQKEGKQV